A genomic region of Raphanus sativus cultivar WK10039 chromosome 6, ASM80110v3, whole genome shotgun sequence contains the following coding sequences:
- the LOC108810026 gene encoding uncharacterized protein LOC108810026 isoform X2 codes for MKKTNKLCECGLAKEFLRCSLPARWHELSVSSRFSPSSPARALSSPTPTTSSLVSSDLGFIESVSIHLHFLVFIISASQRVSPSIDLSDSLISSDLGFKHSHLSQSFSRRPTLSDPLDDPLSSLSESLHCEDVLQTDKKLGI; via the exons atgaaaaagactAATAAACTTTGTGAATGTGGTTTAGCTAAGGAATTTTTGAGATGTTCCTTACCTGCCAGGTGGCACGAGCTCTCCGTCTCATCGCGTTTCAGTCCATCTTCTCCGGCTCGAGCTCTCTCTTCTCCGACGCCGACCACGAGCTCTCTCGTCTCCTCCGATTTGGGTTTCATCGAAAGCGTTTCAATCCATCTCCACTTTCTCGTCTTCATCATCTCAGCCTCTCAAAGAGTCTCTCCATCGATCGATCTCTCAGACTCTCTCATCTCCTCCGATTTGGGTTTCAAACACTCTCATCTCTCTCAGAGTTTCTCTCGACGACCCACTCTCTCAGACCCTCTCGACGACCCACTCTCATCTCTCTCAGAGTCTCTTCACTGCGAAG ACGTTTTACAAACTGATAAAAAGCTGGGCATCTAA
- the LOC108811155 gene encoding KDEL-tailed cysteine endopeptidase CEP2 — MNKLLLIFLSSFLVIQSVNGFDYHDSELESEESLSNLYDRWRSHHSVPRSLHEREKRFNVFRHNVMHVHNTNKKNNPFTLKLNKFADLTIEEFKSAYTGSNIKHHRMFQGPKDGSKGFMYENSTELPTSVDWREKGAVTEVKNQGKCGSCWAFSTVAAVEGINQIKTNKLVSLSEQELVDCDTKQNQGCNGGLMDIAFEFIKKNGGITTEDNYPYEGIDGKCDASKDNGEIVTIDGYEDVPENDEDSLLKAVANQPVSVAIDAGSSNFQFYSKGVFTGYCGTELNHGVAAVGYGSNSKGRKYWIVRNSWGPEWGEGGYIKLERGIDDPEGKCGIAMEASYPVKLSSSNPDEDADVKDEL, encoded by the exons ATGAATAAACTTCTCTTGATCTTTCTCTCTTCCTTTCTCGTTATCCAATCCGTTAACGGGTTCGATTACCACGACAGTGAACTAGAGAGCGAAGAGAGCTTATCAAATCTCTACGACAGATGGAGGAGCCACCACTCTGTTCCTAGGAGCCTACATGAAAGGGAAAAGAGATTCAACGTATTCAGACACAATGTGATGCATGTTCACAACACCAACAAGAAGAACAACCCCTTCACGCTTAAGCTCAACAAGTTTGCAGACTTAACGATTGAAGAATTCAAGAGTGCCTACACCGGATCAAACATCAAACATCACAGAATGTTTCAAGGACCGAAAGATGGCTCGAAAGGGTTCATGTATGAGAATTCAACCGAACTTCCGACCTCGGTTGACTGGAGAGAGAAAGGTGCTGTCACTGAAGTCAAGAATCAAGGAAAGTGTG GAAGTTGCTGGGCATTTTCTACAGTTGCAGCCGTTGAAGGAATCAACCAGATCAAGACGAACAAGCTAGTCTCACTGTCTGAACAGGAACTAGTGGATTGTGATACTAAACAGAACCAAGGTTGTAACGGAGGCCTTATGGATATTGCATTTGAATTCATCAAGAAGAACGGTGGAATCACCACCGAGGATAACTATCCCTACGAAGGTATTGATGGAAAATGCGATGCTTCAAAGGATAATGGTGAGATTGTGACGATTGACGGGTACGAGGATGTACCCGAAAACGATGAAGATTCTCTTCTGAAAGCTGTTGCAAACCAACCTGTATCTGTTGCAATTGATGCTGGAAGTtcaaattttcagttttattcaAAG GGAGTGTTTACGGGATATTGTGGAACAGAGCTGAACCACGGTGTGGCAGCGGTTGGGTACGGATCAAACTCAAAAGGGAGAAAGTATTGGATAGTGAGAAACTCATGGGGACCTGAATGGGGAGAGGGAGGCTATATAAAACTCGAGAGAGGGATTGATGATCCCGAAGGAAAATGTGGTATTGCGATGGAGGCCTCGTACCCGGTCAAGCTCTCGTCTTCTAATCCAGATGAAGATGCTGATGTCAAAGATGAGCTCTAG
- the LOC108810026 gene encoding uncharacterized protein LOC108810026 isoform X1, with product MKKTNKLCECGLAKEFLRCSLPARWHELSVSSRFSPSSPARALSSPTPTTSSLVSSDLGFIESVSIHLHFLVFIISASQRVSPSIDLSDSLISSDLGFKHSHLSQSFSRRPTLSDPLDDPLSSLSESLHCEDVGFCDGDRLNADVGFIFSSLYVMIRLNG from the exons atgaaaaagactAATAAACTTTGTGAATGTGGTTTAGCTAAGGAATTTTTGAGATGTTCCTTACCTGCCAGGTGGCACGAGCTCTCCGTCTCATCGCGTTTCAGTCCATCTTCTCCGGCTCGAGCTCTCTCTTCTCCGACGCCGACCACGAGCTCTCTCGTCTCCTCCGATTTGGGTTTCATCGAAAGCGTTTCAATCCATCTCCACTTTCTCGTCTTCATCATCTCAGCCTCTCAAAGAGTCTCTCCATCGATCGATCTCTCAGACTCTCTCATCTCCTCCGATTTGGGTTTCAAACACTCTCATCTCTCTCAGAGTTTCTCTCGACGACCCACTCTCTCAGACCCTCTCGACGACCCACTCTCATCTCTCTCAGAGTCTCTTCACTGCGAAG ATGTTGGTTTCTGCGATGGTGACAGACTGAATGCAGATGTTGGTTTCATATTTTCCTCTCTTTACGTAATGATCAGACTAAATGGCTGA
- the LOC108806422 gene encoding KDEL-tailed cysteine endopeptidase CEP3, protein MKIVLIFLSVLFLLQASQGFDFHENELETEESLSELYERWRNHHSVSRASHESIKRFNVFRHNVLHVHKTNKKNKSYKLKINRFADITHHEFRNSYAGSNVKHHRMLRGPKRGSGRFMYENVTTVPSSVDWRGKGAVTDVKNQKECGSCWAFSTVAAVEGINKIRTNKLVSLSEQELVDCDNEENEGCSGGLMEPAFDFIKKNGGIKTEETYPYISEDVDLCRAKYIEGETVTIDGHEHVPENDEEALLKAVAHQPVSVAIDAGSSDFQLYSEGVFTGECGTQLNHGVAIVGYGETENGIKYWIVRNSWGPEWGEGGYVRIERGISENEGRCGIAMEASYPTKLSSSSSGETNTIHEPIAPDDVKDEL, encoded by the exons ATGAAAATTGTCTTGATCTTTCTCTCtgttctcttcctcctccaagCATCCCAAGGATTTGATTTCCACGAAAATGAATTAGAGACCGAAGAGAGCTTATCTGAGCTCTATGAAAGGTGGAGAAACCACCACTCTGTATCAAGAGCCTCCCACGAGTCAATAAAACGGTTCAACGTTTTTAGACACAATGTGCTTCATGTCCACAAGacaaacaagaaaaacaaatctTACAAACTCAAGATCAATAGATTCGCCGATATAACACACCACGAGTTCAGAAACTCCTACGCTGGCTCTAATGTTAAGCATCACCGGATGCTCCGTGGACCTAAGCGCGGATCTGGTAGATTCATGTATGAGAATGTAACCACTGTTCCAAGTTCTGTTGATTGGAGAGGTAAAGGAGCTGTCACTGATGTCAAGAATCAAAAAGAATGTG GAAGTTGCTGGGCATTTTCTACAGTTGCAGCAGTAGAAGGAATAAACAAGATCAGAACAAACAAACTAGTTTCATTGTCCGAACAAGAGCTTGTTGATTGTGATAATGAAGAGAATGAAGGCTGTTCAGGAGGTCTTATGGAACCTGCGTTTGATTTCATCAAGAAAAATGGTGGTATCAAAACTGAAGAGACTTATCCTTACATTTCTGAAGACGTTGACCTCTGCAGAGCTAAATATATTGAAGGAGAAACTGTAACGATTGACGGACACGAGCACGTCCCTGAGAATGACGAGGAGGCACTTCTCAAAGCTGTTGCTCACCAGCCTGTCTCTGTAGCCATTGATGCTGGGAGCTCTGATTTCCAGCTCTACTCAGAG GGTGTGTTCACTGGAGAATGCGGGACTCAGTTAAACCATGGAGTGGCGATTGTCGGGTACGGAGAGACGGAAAACGGAATAAAATACTGGATAGTGAGGAACTCATGGGGTCCTGAATGGGGAGAAGGAGGCTATGTTCGGATTGAAAGAGGAATATCTGAGAACGAAGGACGCTGCGGTATAGCAATGGAGGCTTCTTATCCCACCAAGCTCTCTTCTAGTTCTTCTGGAGAAACTAATACTATTCATGAGCCAATAGCTCCTGATGATGTTAAAGACG